From the Desulfovibrio sp. JY genome, one window contains:
- the rlmN gene encoding 23S rRNA (adenine(2503)-C(2))-methyltransferase RlmN, with protein sequence MTNLIDLTFHELEALIVSLGEPPYRARQVWQWLWQKGCRDIGQMTDVSKALRARLAEVAEIVWPDVLRVRESADGTVKFLLGLSDSEAVECVLIPEKDHFTACLSTQVGCAMGCGFCATGMLGFKRNMTPGEMLGQVLVARQYLLDAGERLALRNLVFMGMGEPLLNYDNLVKTLEALHHPQGLDFSGRRITVSTAGVRRNLLELGRMGLCSLAISLHAPTQEKRAKIMPGAAKLPLAELIGILREYPLKPRERLTFEYLLLDGVNDSDADARELVRLLSTVKAKVNLIVYNATPGLPFRQPDAGRVASFQEILKAKGITTTIRKSKGADIAAACGQLRAEAECAGRGDA encoded by the coding sequence ATGACGAACCTGATCGACCTGACGTTCCACGAGCTTGAGGCGCTGATCGTGTCGCTTGGCGAGCCGCCGTATCGGGCGCGCCAGGTCTGGCAGTGGTTGTGGCAGAAGGGCTGTCGCGACATCGGCCAGATGACGGACGTGTCCAAGGCGTTGCGGGCGCGGCTGGCCGAGGTGGCGGAGATTGTCTGGCCGGACGTGTTGCGGGTGCGCGAGAGCGCCGACGGCACGGTGAAGTTTTTGCTGGGGCTGTCGGATAGCGAGGCGGTGGAGTGTGTTTTGATCCCGGAGAAGGATCATTTCACGGCCTGCCTGTCGACCCAGGTGGGGTGCGCCATGGGGTGCGGGTTTTGCGCCACGGGCATGCTGGGATTTAAGCGCAACATGACGCCTGGGGAGATGCTCGGCCAGGTGCTGGTGGCGCGGCAGTATCTGCTGGATGCGGGCGAACGGCTGGCGTTGCGCAATCTGGTCTTCATGGGCATGGGCGAGCCCCTTCTCAATTACGACAATCTGGTCAAGACGCTTGAGGCGTTGCATCATCCGCAGGGCCTGGATTTTTCGGGCCGGCGCATCACGGTGTCCACGGCCGGGGTGCGGCGCAATCTGCTGGAGCTTGGCCGCATGGGGTTGTGTTCGCTGGCGATATCGCTTCATGCGCCGACGCAGGAGAAGCGGGCGAAGATCATGCCCGGGGCGGCCAAGCTGCCGCTTGCCGAGCTTATTGGAATTTTGCGGGAGTATCCGCTGAAGCCTCGGGAGCGGCTGACCTTCGAGTATCTGCTGCTCGACGGGGTCAACGATTCCGATGCCGACGCGCGGGAGCTGGTGCGGCTTCTGTCCACGGTCAAGGCCAAGGTGAATCTGATCGTGTACAATGCCACGCCGGGGCTGCCGTTTCGCCAGCCGGACGCCGGGCGCGTGGCGTCGTTCCAGGAGATTTTGAAGGCCAAGGGGATTACGACCACGATTCGCAAGAGCAAGGGGGCGGATATCGCGGCGGCCTGCGGGCAGTTGCGGGCCGAGGCGGAGTGCGCCGGGCGCGGCGACGCATAA
- the hisI gene encoding phosphoribosyl-AMP cyclohydrolase, giving the protein MKRPDFAKCGGLVPAIAQEACTGEVLMMAYMNEEAYDKTLETGEVHYFSRSRQKLWHKGGTSGHVQKVQSVRLDCDADTILVLVEQIGGAACHEGYKSCFFTEITNDGERTCSPKVFDPKEVYK; this is encoded by the coding sequence ATGAAACGACCCGATTTCGCCAAGTGCGGCGGCCTCGTCCCCGCCATCGCCCAGGAAGCCTGCACCGGCGAGGTGCTCATGATGGCCTACATGAACGAAGAGGCCTACGATAAAACCCTTGAAACCGGCGAGGTGCATTACTTTAGCCGCAGCCGGCAGAAACTCTGGCATAAGGGCGGCACGTCCGGCCATGTCCAGAAAGTCCAGTCCGTGCGCCTGGACTGCGATGCCGACACCATCCTGGTCCTGGTGGAGCAGATCGGCGGCGCGGCTTGTCACGAAGGCTACAAGTCCTGCTTTTTCACCGAGATCACAAACGACGGCGAGCGCACCTGTTCGCCCAAGGTTTTCGATCCCAAGGAGGTCTATAAATAA
- the hisG gene encoding ATP phosphoribosyltransferase, whose protein sequence is MSASNMLKLGIPKGSLQDATIALFEKSGWKIRMHHRNYFPEINDPELTCSMCRAQEMSRYVESGTLDCGLTGKDWILENESDVVVVSDLVYSKVSNRPARWVLAVAADAPYKRPEDLAGKKIATELVNFTKKYFAGAGVPVEVEFSWGATEAKVVEGLADAIVEVTETGTTIKAHGLRIISELLLTNTQLIANKKSWEDPFKRRKIEVINMLLQGALCAEGLVGLKMNVPEEKMPDIMALLPSLTSPTVANLYNKNWLSIEIVVGEGTVRDLIPKLHDLGAEGIIEYALNKVI, encoded by the coding sequence ATGTCCGCCAGCAACATGCTCAAACTCGGCATTCCCAAAGGCTCCCTCCAGGACGCCACCATCGCGCTGTTCGAGAAATCCGGATGGAAGATCCGGATGCATCACCGCAATTATTTTCCTGAAATCAATGACCCGGAGCTGACCTGCTCCATGTGCCGCGCCCAGGAAATGTCCCGCTACGTCGAATCCGGGACCCTCGACTGCGGCCTGACCGGCAAGGACTGGATTCTCGAAAACGAGTCCGACGTGGTGGTCGTTTCCGACCTCGTCTACTCCAAGGTCAGCAACCGCCCGGCCCGCTGGGTCCTGGCCGTGGCTGCCGACGCCCCCTACAAGCGTCCCGAGGACCTGGCCGGCAAGAAGATCGCCACCGAGCTGGTCAATTTCACCAAGAAGTATTTCGCCGGCGCGGGCGTGCCCGTGGAGGTGGAATTCTCCTGGGGCGCGACCGAGGCCAAGGTGGTCGAAGGGCTGGCCGACGCCATCGTGGAAGTCACCGAGACCGGCACCACGATCAAGGCCCATGGCCTGCGCATCATCTCCGAGCTGCTTTTGACCAACACCCAGCTGATCGCCAACAAGAAATCCTGGGAAGATCCGTTCAAGCGGCGCAAGATCGAGGTCATCAACATGCTGCTCCAGGGCGCGCTGTGCGCCGAGGGCCTCGTCGGGCTCAAGATGAACGTGCCCGAGGAGAAGATGCCCGACATCATGGCGCTTCTGCCGAGCCTCACCTCCCCGACCGTGGCCAATCTCTACAACAAGAACTGGCTGTCCATCGAGATCGTGGTGGGCGAGGGCACCGTGCGCGACCTGATCCCCAAGCTCCACGACCTGGGCGCCGAGGGCATCATCGAATACGCGCTCAATAAGGTTATTTAA
- a CDS encoding Txe/YoeB family addiction module toxin, with protein MRLVWTPQAWEDYLSWQARDKAKCKKINALIREILREPFSGTGKPEPLKFDLAGCWSRRIDMEHRLVYLIEDGDCVIIACRYHY; from the coding sequence ATGCGCCTCGTCTGGACGCCGCAAGCCTGGGAGGACTACCTTTCCTGGCAGGCCCGGGACAAGGCCAAATGCAAAAAGATCAATGCGCTGATCCGGGAAATACTGCGCGAGCCCTTTTCCGGCACGGGCAAGCCCGAGCCGCTCAAATTCGATCTGGCCGGCTGCTGGTCGCGGCGCATCGACATGGAACACCGCCTCGTCTACCTGATCGAGGACGGCGACTGCGTCATCATAGCCTGCAGGTATCATTATTAA
- a CDS encoding type II toxin-antitoxin system prevent-host-death family antitoxin translates to MDAITYTHAREHLAATMDRVCQDNAPVIITRQKAQAVVLMSLADYNAIEETAYLLQSPTNAARLRESLARARAGETKPHALIED, encoded by the coding sequence ATGGATGCCATCACCTACACCCATGCCCGGGAACATCTGGCCGCGACCATGGACCGGGTCTGCCAGGACAACGCGCCGGTCATCATCACCCGGCAAAAGGCCCAGGCCGTGGTACTGATGAGTCTTGCCGACTACAACGCCATCGAGGAAACCGCCTACCTGCTGCAAAGCCCGACCAACGCCGCCCGGCTGCGGGAAAGCCTGGCCAGGGCCCGGGCCGGGGAAACGAAGCCCCACGCCCTGATCGAGGACTGA